A genomic segment from Meiothermus cerbereus DSM 11376 encodes:
- a CDS encoding alpha-amylase family glycosyl hydrolase, with protein MSCHQTSPGTFEFHVSKSARDFYQFDLSLFSLSGNVIFADFEAARRFAEAINARRDLLSHPEQAVSPSQINALGLIDEMLHLIVRQYVEQHPAVMQQALATLEERLGSVELEKTLHTFAEEFPPIRVYRGEIALEAYLAETTEGRSNREIMLEEMLMLWMANANPAFGPFAELFDDGRLERSTAYLSIIQNLEAFFEGQPAFTETGLSLFKTLRLPALQHPDSLEAQLEFLLRRFGGSLGRFYFKLLVALDVIRESARSFATPVQFDQPGGGGGESEMLNLKRLSQEPEPEAFSPDLDWMPRLVLIAKNTYVWLDQLSKKYRREIKTLDQIPEEELEILQSWGVTGLWLIGLWERSKASRRIKQMMGNPDAIASAYSLYDYVIAQDLGGQAAVEVLRQKAAQHGIRLASDMVPNHVGIDGRWVMEHPDWFISLPYPPYPNYTFNGPDLSEDERVGIFLEDHYYDKSDAAVVFKRVDRWTGDTRYIYHGNDGTAMPWNDTAQLNYLNPEVREAVIQTILHVARQFPIIRFDAAMTLAKRHIQRLWWPEPGGSPWGASVPSRAAFGMSKEEFDRAMPKEFWREVVDRVAVEAPDTLLLAEAFWMMEGYFVRTLGMHRVYNSAFMNMLRDEKNAEYRQIMKNTLEFEPEILKRFVNFLNNPDEKTAVEQFGKSDKYFGVMTLCATLPGLPMLGHGQVEGFAERYGMEYRRAYYDETPDEGLVEYHRQQIFPLLKMRHLFAEVENFVLYDAHVGDPQNSPGIASATEETAHSVNEDVFAFSNRFGNERALVVYHNKSAVARVWVRQSVPQPFKAAQGRETQQLGLGQGLQLAHDPRTFSIFRDLVTGLEYLHNNQALHEHGLYLELGPYQRKVLLDWREVYDHDGTYARLAQVLGGRGVPSMDEALQELWLEPILQPFRTLCSPGLFQQLLASQGKLDTALREEVQEKLLALYQGIDAHATRRLALLPVQQVLKRLEGALRVAAQDELVTSGALLGWVFTHGLGMPDSNRAHLEEWRLGRVLEQTLTELGLDGKAARRAVDLTRLLIRQSELAQKPTRLAQQLPKLLQDPDLQGFLQVNRFEGQVYFNKEAHQAWLEGLRLLAQALAFAQQQTPTQVEKVRKAWSALSEKLNQAAEESGFTVEQYLQSLAQKPTRAKSQAAKGKTSRAKAKPQKHKTTAAKKPKSRAKTQSPGPDDLKRIWGIGPKVSAALQAAGLTTFAQLAEAREETLRAALSAAGLRLAPSLGSWARQAAYLARGDERGFVAYKKRLTTRRRLS; from the coding sequence GTGAGCTGCCATCAGACCAGCCCGGGTACGTTTGAGTTTCACGTATCTAAAAGCGCGCGTGATTTCTACCAGTTCGACCTCTCGCTGTTCTCGCTCAGTGGGAATGTGATCTTTGCCGACTTTGAAGCAGCCCGGCGCTTTGCTGAGGCCATAAACGCCAGGCGCGACCTGCTTAGCCACCCCGAGCAGGCCGTAAGTCCCAGCCAAATTAACGCCCTGGGTCTGATCGACGAGATGCTTCACCTGATCGTGCGGCAGTATGTTGAGCAGCATCCGGCTGTTATGCAGCAAGCGCTGGCCACGCTGGAGGAACGCCTGGGTTCGGTGGAACTCGAGAAAACCCTGCACACCTTTGCCGAGGAGTTTCCGCCCATACGGGTTTACCGGGGCGAGATTGCGCTCGAGGCCTACCTGGCCGAGACCACCGAAGGCCGCTCCAACCGCGAAATTATGCTGGAAGAAATGCTCATGCTCTGGATGGCCAATGCCAACCCAGCCTTCGGCCCCTTTGCCGAGCTGTTCGATGACGGCCGCCTCGAGCGCTCCACCGCCTACCTATCCATCATCCAGAACCTCGAGGCCTTCTTTGAGGGCCAACCGGCCTTTACCGAAACGGGCCTATCCCTGTTTAAAACCCTGCGGCTGCCCGCATTGCAGCACCCCGACTCACTCGAGGCCCAGCTCGAGTTCTTGCTCAGGCGCTTTGGCGGCAGCCTGGGGCGCTTTTACTTCAAATTGCTGGTGGCGCTGGACGTAATTCGCGAATCGGCCCGCTCTTTTGCGACCCCCGTCCAGTTTGACCAACCGGGCGGCGGGGGCGGCGAAAGCGAGATGCTCAACCTCAAGCGGCTGTCCCAGGAGCCCGAACCCGAGGCCTTCAGCCCCGACCTGGACTGGATGCCCCGCCTGGTGCTTATCGCCAAAAACACCTACGTATGGCTCGATCAGCTCTCCAAAAAATATCGCCGCGAGATCAAAACCCTCGACCAGATTCCTGAGGAAGAGCTTGAAATCCTGCAAAGCTGGGGCGTAACCGGCCTGTGGCTGATTGGTCTGTGGGAACGTAGCAAGGCCTCCCGGCGCATCAAGCAAATGATGGGCAACCCCGACGCCATCGCCTCAGCCTACTCGCTTTACGACTACGTAATTGCTCAGGATCTGGGCGGCCAGGCCGCCGTAGAGGTGCTGCGGCAAAAGGCTGCCCAACACGGTATCCGCCTGGCCTCAGACATGGTTCCCAACCACGTCGGGATTGATGGGCGCTGGGTGATGGAGCACCCCGACTGGTTTATCAGCCTGCCCTATCCGCCCTACCCCAACTACACCTTCAATGGGCCCGACCTATCGGAGGACGAGCGGGTGGGCATCTTTCTGGAAGACCACTACTACGACAAGTCCGATGCGGCTGTGGTGTTCAAGCGGGTGGATCGCTGGACAGGCGATACCCGTTATATCTACCACGGCAACGACGGCACCGCCATGCCCTGGAACGACACCGCCCAGCTCAACTACCTCAACCCCGAGGTGCGTGAGGCGGTCATCCAGACCATCCTGCACGTGGCCCGACAGTTTCCCATCATCCGCTTTGACGCCGCCATGACCCTGGCCAAACGGCACATCCAGCGGCTGTGGTGGCCCGAGCCAGGGGGCTCGCCCTGGGGGGCCTCGGTTCCCAGCCGGGCCGCCTTCGGCATGAGCAAAGAGGAGTTCGACCGGGCCATGCCCAAGGAGTTCTGGCGCGAGGTGGTGGATCGGGTAGCAGTAGAGGCCCCGGATACGCTGCTGCTGGCCGAGGCCTTCTGGATGATGGAGGGCTACTTTGTGCGTACCCTGGGCATGCACCGGGTCTACAACTCAGCCTTTATGAACATGCTGCGCGACGAGAAAAACGCCGAGTACCGGCAGATCATGAAGAACACCCTCGAGTTCGAGCCGGAGATTCTCAAGCGCTTCGTCAACTTCCTCAACAACCCCGATGAAAAAACCGCTGTGGAGCAGTTTGGCAAGAGCGACAAATACTTCGGGGTGATGACCTTATGTGCGACCCTGCCGGGCCTGCCCATGCTGGGCCACGGGCAGGTGGAGGGCTTTGCCGAACGCTACGGCATGGAATACCGCCGGGCTTACTACGACGAAACCCCGGACGAGGGTCTGGTGGAGTACCACCGCCAGCAAATCTTCCCCCTGCTCAAGATGCGCCATCTGTTCGCCGAGGTTGAGAACTTCGTGCTGTATGACGCCCATGTTGGCGACCCCCAAAACAGCCCCGGTATCGCCAGTGCTACAGAGGAAACCGCACATTCGGTCAACGAAGATGTTTTTGCCTTTTCCAACCGCTTCGGGAACGAACGGGCTTTGGTGGTCTACCATAACAAAAGCGCCGTGGCTCGGGTCTGGGTGAGGCAGTCGGTTCCACAGCCTTTCAAAGCCGCTCAGGGGCGCGAAACCCAGCAACTGGGGCTGGGCCAAGGTTTGCAACTTGCCCACGACCCCCGCACCTTTAGCATTTTCCGCGACCTGGTAACGGGCCTCGAGTACCTGCACAACAATCAGGCCCTGCACGAGCACGGGCTCTACCTCGAGCTCGGCCCCTACCAGCGCAAGGTGCTCCTGGACTGGCGCGAGGTCTACGACCACGACGGCACCTATGCCCGCCTGGCCCAGGTGCTGGGCGGGCGCGGGGTACCCAGTATGGACGAAGCCCTGCAGGAGCTCTGGCTGGAACCCATCCTACAACCCTTCCGCACGCTCTGTAGCCCCGGCCTGTTCCAGCAGCTCTTAGCCAGCCAGGGCAAACTGGATACAGCCCTGCGTGAAGAGGTACAGGAGAAGCTACTGGCCCTCTACCAGGGAATAGATGCCCATGCCACCCGCAGGCTGGCCCTGTTGCCGGTGCAGCAGGTGCTGAAGCGTCTGGAGGGCGCACTCAGGGTGGCCGCACAGGACGAACTGGTAACCAGCGGCGCGCTTCTGGGCTGGGTGTTCACCCACGGCCTGGGCATGCCCGATAGCAACCGCGCCCACCTGGAGGAGTGGCGTTTGGGGCGGGTACTCGAGCAGACCCTGACCGAGCTAGGGCTGGATGGTAAAGCAGCCCGGCGCGCAGTGGACCTGACCCGGCTGCTCATCCGCCAGAGCGAGCTGGCCCAGAAGCCCACCCGCCTGGCCCAGCAACTGCCCAAGCTACTGCAAGACCCCGATCTGCAAGGTTTTTTGCAGGTCAACCGCTTCGAGGGCCAGGTCTACTTCAACAAAGAAGCCCACCAGGCCTGGCTCGAGGGCCTGCGCCTGCTGGCCCAGGCTCTGGCCTTTGCCCAGCAGCAGACCCCCACCCAGGTCGAGAAGGTACGCAAGGCCTGGTCGGCCCTGAGCGAAAAGCTCAACCAGGCTGCCGAGGAATCGGGCTTTACAGTAGAACAATACCTGCAAAGCCTCGCCCAAAAACCCACCCGTGCCAAGTCCCAAGCAGCAAAAGGCAAGACCTCGAGGGCCAAAGCAAAGCCCCAAAAGCACAAAACAACAGCCGCAAAGAAGCCCAAAAGCAGGGCAAAGACCCAAAGCCCTGGCCCCGACGACCTAAAGCGCATCTGGGGCATTGGCCCCAAGGTATCGGCGGCCCTGCAAGCGGCTGGCCTCACCACCTTCGCCCAGCTCGCCGAGGCCCGAGAAGAAACCCTGCGGGCAGCCTTGAGCGCCGCCGGGCTGCGCCTGGCCCCCAGCCTTGGCAGCTGGGCCAGACAGGCCGCCTACCTGGCCAGAGGCGATGAGCGGGGCTTTGTGGCCTACAAGAAAAGACTCACCACCAGGCGCAGGCTGTCCTGA